The genomic DNA ttttcgatctATATTATGTTAAAATGTATAGTCAACTCAACATAAACTGAGGAGTGACGGATATAACCTTAAAGCTTGACGCTCACCGGTTAtccttataattaatttacaaaaatattgattgatattctttaaaatataagtaataaataaaaaaaatattggtaaGATACTCAAAATTAGTTTAGtatttaatcattaaaatattactccatagatatataaatatatatatattaaaaataaaacatctaacagattaatttgtttaatttcagATATAATGGATATTCGCCCGAATAACACTATTTacattaacaatttaaatgaaaaaattaaaaaagaggagttaaaaaaatcattatacGCGATATTTTCACAATTTGGACATATACTAGATATTGTGGcgttaaaaacattaaaaatgcGCGGTCAAGCATTTGtcatatttaaagaaattcaaaGTGCAACAAATGCATTAAGATCTATGCAAGGTTTTCCATTTTATGATAAGCCTatggtaataaatattttaactaataTACTTTAATTAATGTGTTTGTAActcatttaatacttttttctttttttttaaagaaaatacaaTATTCAAAAACAGAAAGTGATATAATTGCCAAAATGAAGGGTACGTATTCAGAAAGACCAAAGAAACCGAAACGTGTGACAGTTCCTGCTGAGGAAGAAGCTAAACGTGCTAAGAAAAAAGCTAAAGATCAAGCAAAACAACAAGTTGGTTATCATTCTGGTGTACCAGCTCATCCAGGAATGATGAACGCAGCAGTACCAGAACAACCACCTAATCAAATTCTTTTCTTAACTAATTTACCGGATGAAACATCGGAAATGATGTTATCTAtgttatttaatcaatttccTGGATTTAAAGAAGTACGACTTGTGCCTAACAGACATGATATTGCTTTTgttgaatttgaaaatgaaGTACAATCAGGTGCGGCTAAAGATGCATTGCAAGGTTTCAAAATTACACCATCACACGCCATGAAAATATCGTttgctaaaaaataaatagcttttgtattgttttttataaaactatcgaaaaaaaaaaataataataaattaattaaaatatatttaagaaTTTAAGTTTCCATCTTCATACATCATGCAGGTCGATAAATGTAGATAAACTTGCATTCTTCATCAAGTTTATTGTacatcatttaaaataaataattattatatttctacTCTTTAGActtattcaataatattatttatgactCATCAGTTCTACCTCTACTGGCTTTGACATATACATGATACTAACTTTAAAACAGAATTGCCCAATAGTGGCATGTTAGCTATTAGTTAttcagaacttttttgtaaacTTGTCATTcatccaatatatatatatatatcttataaAATCATCTTACTATGACATAGGTATCGAAAAAAACAAGTATTtccgttttaaaaaatttatttacaacaatATTGGTCattaatattagaaatatAACAGACATCAtccatattttaattaaatatcaaaatcatctctctgcaataaaaaaaattattaatcaatttaattataaatatcactaaaattaatttttcttattaattacttacaatGTCATTATATTCCAAAATATGTCTTTTAATGGCGGAGGTATCCACCCATGTAACAAAATCTtccaaatttctaaaaaaataatcaaattaacaTTATGCAGGTgattaaaaactatttatatttattaatcattttaacattttaaaattaaaaataaattgattaccTTGTTACTAAGAAAGCAGGATCTTTTACAACTTCCGTTCCAACTCTAACATGACCTTGTTCGATAAGTTGTGTTGCCATTTTAACACTTTGACTCATCTTATTTCTTACCATTACCACAGGTAATCTTCTTCTACAAAAACATGATGCAGTTAATTTTTCACAAAGTGATAAATCCCATTTCGTTGCAATTAAACCCATCATGTATAACTTTTCCAACAATAATGCACTCTGTTCAATTCTAAAAGGATGCTTTGGATctatttcctttatttttctagctaaATCACGAATTTCTCGTGACATTTTGTTAtacctgtaaaaaaaaaaaattagtaatcgaaaaaaaatataattagaaaaaaaaaaaaaaaaaaaacaatttcactTACTTGGTATAATCTTCTCGTTTTTGTATGCGAtatcgttttaaaattttaacttcatgtaaattattgTCAGCTTTCCAAGAAATaaaatcaacttttttcaACAGTTTTGCTTCATGatactttaattttctaaccatttttaataatttttataattaatataaatatttattatcaagttCTGTAGATTGTAGGTTATGTCAACTACCACACGTTGCTTTAGATTTTTTGATAACATAGCGCCATTCTTTGCCTCAAGTTGATATACACCAAAAGGCAATTTTCAATGAAGCGTGtactaaatttgaaatttaccgCCATTAATTTCCACGTTTATtgtaaatcattttaaaaaaaataaataaataatatataaaaataatcataggATGcctgagaattaaaaaaaaaaatcttatcttTAAAATCCAAACTTATGAATCGACACACTTCAGTTTTTAttggattaaaataatcgaaaatttcaaagaaatACTCACATTATTtccattattaaatttctcggaaaaatgacataaatttaaggaaatttaaatagatttcaaaaattaatttaaaggtATCAATCAAACcattaaatgtaaattaattagaggcatatatttttcatatatatttatcgacgcgtttaaaaaaaaaaaaaaagtttaatgatttttgttcaatagaaaaactatttaaatataagttatcaaataaacaattaaaattaaaaaatataaattaataaaataatttatataaatatataagatcaAGATTGATAGTAATTAGATATTATGAAGATAATGAgaaaactgataaaaatatatacatattagtTTGTCGAAAGCAATAAGTaaagtaagtaagtaagtgAGTTCGAGTGAGTAGTCGGATTTTTCTGTCTGCATTTCTATTCCAGGCAACAGCGGCTTTAAAACCAAACCCAAACCGGACATAAGATCCACAAGATCTCGATCTCTTGTTTCCATGGCGCCACGAATGTAGATACTACACAGATATTAAGCCAGAGAAGATTGTTCATACTCTATCAATGTGTAGTCAATATTTTGTCCTCGTTGCCCATAGAGTTTATGTGTCTGTTTATTCGTTCTACTCATTGGCGAAAGTACATCCATATGTAAACCATACAGTAGTAGTAGAGCTCAATTTGAGAGAGATAGTGCGTACATTTTAGATGTATAggcgtatatatatatacagaaatttataattgtgtgaacatatatatacacatgttCACTAAGGTATGTACATATGTGCGACATAGCAAACGAACACAAAGAAAATTGAGGGTCGAACTGACTTAGTGTGAATGGCCCCTTAACGCTTTACAGATTTTTCCCGTACGTTACACATAGCATCTCAAGAGTGCGCTAGAGTACGTCTTGGGaagtgtatataaaaaaatggtgATTATTTGGGTGTAGTCGGGGGCTATTTTTCGCCAGTATAAATGTGAGTAAAAACGTGTGGCGCCGGGAAAACGAGTTAAGAGAGGGGACATATTGTATTGGTTTGTTAGTCGTCGACGGTGTATGTGGACGCGTGTGTGTACTGTGAGCCGTCTCGCCGGGAATACACGGGAGAATCGTTGCAGGCTCACTCAATTGTATATGTAGTCTGTGCTCCATAGTTTTATCGTGTCTTTCGTGTTAAGTTTCTCAAAGTTTTTCAGGACTTTCACTGCTAGCTGGAtcataatttatggtaaaccattaatacttaaatttttttataatgcaGGTCAAAGCAATTGAACGTCACAAAGTGATTCAAGAGAGTATCGCTGCCATTCCATAGATACTAAATGACAAGTTCATTGttgtgttattattattttaactaaaatcAAATCAATAGTATAAGAATTTAgtgatgaataattatttattctatattatcatagattttattttttatttaaatttttattggtttaTACATATTGAAGTTATCTAGCGCGATATTTTTGGGATAGATGTCACATTATCGTGGCCATACGATTTCACGTGTGTATAAAGTCCATGAAGTTGATCTATATGATACTTGTAATGTGTGTATTAATGTGCGTCGCtggtatgtgtgtgtgtgagttgCTGGCGTGTGCCGCGTATacattagattttttaaatgtgtatACGTGGAGTCACATCGTCCATATATGCATCTCTCTCTTTCgttatttctttctctctttctctctctctctctctttttctctCTTTTTCTCACTCACTGTGACCATGTACATACATTGGTACAAGCACAAGCAAAAAAGCTTATTTGATTTGCGGTGTGCGTAGTATATGCCCTCGGTTGCACACGCACGTGCCCCTGTTCTGTGTTCTCTCTATCATACAATCGTCGTCTCCACCACGACGACAACGACGACCGTGACGCCTGTGTGTCGTCTCGACACTTGCTGCTGCGCACTGTCAATGTTTCCCTGATTCGTTTTATGTTTGTTTCTTCTTCATTCTCTCTACTCTTCCTTGTCTTGTCTGTTAAACTTTGGTAGTTAGTCAGTTagtaaagtttaaattataagCTTGTGTCTGCGCATTTTCGTCTATACTATATTGcaattttacttataatttctTGACAGGTTTTACGTACGTGGTCATTCGTTCGACGAAATCAATCCAAGTTATTATAATCATCTTCGTTTAATCTGTCAAGTTTATTCAACATATGTACGTCATTATTAAACCTGGTGTGTCAGTTATCGAAACGATTatgcattttatttattttataaatcaatttGACAATCGTTATCACTCAATTATTGCCACACATGTtgttcttatatttattttaaacatcaCACACGCATATTCACACAAATACATACGAATATAAAACTAGCCtctcatttttttagtttataatgtggtaaattaaataaacaaatagttGATAAGACATTGGACATTTGTGATGCCattcatttttatctttttgaccgtgtattgtttttttttttctttttcattttttataacttacaCGTGCTCTGTGAGCTTGTCAAGGTATCATCGCATCAGCGTTTTATGTTAACTTGATTACAGTATACAGCTGgataatatcaaattcatgacaataataatagtaatcattattattattatcatgattactcaatttaatttaaaattaatctaacacaaatagttaaaaatagataaattatagtaggaataatagtaattataatatgTGGAAAATTATGCGCAATTTATGTCATATACACGTGTATGACTTGTTGATATATGTGATGGTCAGCAACGCTACATCAGTTTGCTTCCATTCGGAGAGTCAGATTTCCTATGCCTTAACTTCTTTACACTGTACTATATTGATGCTCGATTAAAACTAAACCGCGATTAGAGAATGATACGTTCCTCGAAATTCATTTCTCATGTATCATACTACATCatatgtagttttttttattccatcgACCACCTgtaacttttaatatttattattaaatattattataataatttatctgttATTTGATTGTATATTATTACTTgtagataaattttgtcaagtatttattatacaaTACCAAATTTATCGAGAATATTAATtcaatcttaaaaaaaaaaatgtttatcggtatctttaaattgtttttcgctataatagtttttttccgtgtaatcaATCGTttctgtgtaaaaatttttaaatattatgatcctgataaataaatgtttaattttaaaaagtttgtgttattaattataattgtatttttataaaataattaaatttttttaatttttattttcagactATTCCTTGATGAATTATCATGAGAGATTGCAGCAACGTGAAAGCTTTTCGAGATACGCTGACGCTGAAGAATttgagttttagttttttttctaattgttgggagacatttttattaatagtcaattttgattaattaatttatttaactataggtttgtaaaaatatataattttttattactagtGAATACACtactaattataataattattattcta from Microplitis mediator isolate UGA2020A chromosome 7, iyMicMedi2.1, whole genome shotgun sequence includes the following:
- the LOC130670779 gene encoding U1 small nuclear ribonucleoprotein A, translating into MDIRPNNTIYINNLNEKIKKEELKKSLYAIFSQFGHILDIVALKTLKMRGQAFVIFKEIQSATNALRSMQGFPFYDKPMKIQYSKTESDIIAKMKGTYSERPKKPKRVTVPAEEEAKRAKKKAKDQAKQQVGYHSGVPAHPGMMNAAVPEQPPNQILFLTNLPDETSEMMLSMLFNQFPGFKEVRLVPNRHDIAFVEFENEVQSGAAKDALQGFKITPSHAMKISFAKK
- the LOC130670780 gene encoding U3 small nucleolar ribonucleoprotein protein IMP3 → MVRKLKYHEAKLLKKVDFISWKADNNLHEVKILKRYRIQKREDYTKYNKMSREIRDLARKIKEIDPKHPFRIEQSALLLEKLYMMGLIATKWDLSLCEKLTASCFCRRRLPVVMVRNKMSQSVKMATQLIEQGHVRVGTEVVKDPAFLVTRNLEDFVTWVDTSAIKRHILEYNDIRDDFDI